In one Pseudomonas sp. R84 genomic region, the following are encoded:
- a CDS encoding DUF6555 family protein, which translates to MSNVDIFVIEYKLHGQPKSFVIRAKTMRNADAWHWASCDAGIAPIPKPGKPPLKVISKPQAERFGITEVKWRETATVDWMEA; encoded by the coding sequence ATGAGCAACGTCGACATCTTCGTCATCGAATACAAACTTCACGGCCAGCCAAAATCATTCGTCATCCGCGCGAAAACCATGCGCAATGCTGACGCATGGCATTGGGCGAGCTGCGATGCCGGCATTGCGCCGATTCCCAAACCTGGCAAGCCACCGTTGAAAGTCATCTCCAAACCCCAGGCCGAGCGGTTCGGCATTACCGAGGTGAAATGGCGCGAAACGGCAACGGTGGACTGGATGGAGGCGTAG
- a CDS encoding GlxA family transcriptional regulator: protein MSSAFPQPRTSAAQSRDVVFIAYPRMSLLDLSGAQTVFWAASKALAERGQPGYQLHTASLDGGLVYTVEGLAVDTRALRDLDIATLDTLVVPGAPDICQTLDEHGQLTDWLRRKAPSAQRVVSVCSGAFLLAKAGLLDGCRAATHWAICETLRERFPAIEVDADAIFIQQGSVWTSAGVTAGIDLALALVEADGGREVALQVARELVVYLKRPGGQAQYSTLLQAQVQESPLFDSLHLWLMDNLGDPKLSVERLAEQARMSLRNFTRVYKQSTGRTPSKAIELFRLEAAKRLLENSAHNIDKVARLCGFGDEERLRACFQRHLSISPRDYRSRFSREG, encoded by the coding sequence ATGTCCAGCGCCTTCCCACAGCCTCGCACTTCTGCCGCGCAATCACGCGACGTGGTGTTCATTGCCTACCCGCGCATGAGCCTGCTCGACCTCAGCGGCGCACAAACGGTGTTCTGGGCGGCGAGCAAAGCCTTGGCCGAACGCGGTCAACCCGGTTATCAACTGCACACCGCCAGCCTTGACGGCGGTTTGGTGTACACCGTCGAAGGTCTGGCCGTGGACACCCGCGCGCTACGCGATCTGGACATTGCCACGCTGGACACCCTCGTCGTCCCCGGTGCACCGGACATCTGCCAGACCCTCGACGAGCATGGTCAACTGACCGACTGGCTGCGTCGCAAGGCGCCAAGCGCGCAACGCGTGGTCTCGGTGTGCAGCGGCGCATTCCTGCTGGCCAAGGCCGGCCTGCTCGACGGCTGTCGCGCCGCGACGCATTGGGCCATTTGCGAAACGTTGCGCGAGCGCTTCCCGGCAATCGAGGTGGATGCCGATGCGATCTTCATCCAGCAAGGTTCGGTGTGGACATCGGCCGGGGTCACGGCCGGTATCGATCTGGCGCTGGCGCTGGTCGAGGCTGATGGCGGCCGCGAAGTGGCCTTGCAGGTCGCTCGCGAACTGGTGGTGTACCTCAAGCGCCCCGGTGGTCAGGCGCAATACAGCACGCTGCTGCAAGCGCAAGTGCAGGAAAGTCCGTTGTTCGACTCACTGCACCTGTGGCTGATGGACAACCTCGGCGATCCCAAGCTGAGTGTGGAGCGTCTCGCCGAGCAGGCCAGAATGAGCCTGCGCAACTTCACCCGGGTCTACAAACAGAGCACCGGCCGCACGCCGTCCAAAGCCATCGAATTGTTCCGCCTCGAAGCGGCCAAGCGTCTGCTGGAAAACTCAGCGCACAACATCGACAAGGTCGCGCGTCTCTGCGGCTTTGGTGACGAAGAGCGGCTGCGCGCCTGCTTTCAGCGGCACCTGTCGATTTCACCGCGTGATTACCGCAGCCGCTTCAGCCGTGAAGGCTGA
- a CDS encoding PBS lyase — protein MNTTQDWLTRLARKQGQPATYEDYRRNEALEILAHVGSTGTWADVSNHANGFVREVAVREMCRQASAEALAVLIERLNDWVPQVRDLAAAGLQHYLSPAHTQAWLSALGPLMALAAQRRVDHSQTLSTVRALLQSAECRDEVYADFLHRQGKTARYLFTLLLENPENPETLLRSALAHRELTVRLMAVPASAMLPAAQRLPLLLEAMSHPGAKIRALVLYALLPLLADPKPVLREALLDVSPAVRNLALWAAPRNDVEAHTVLAERLSQPLPTAKQHWLGVLGLTNELADTLPEHWHARALRSAFVTVRQAAARLLRDDQLPELFAALDDPSDKVFSVVIARLDKVSWPLLIRGVKAKLDQDWHELPLARRSAIFQLLPTWQQVGYLLSRLDTGHAGQNYWISQIESWCDRQYLTADPITPKAERDALREKIRELTSKGLIRSGVRLLS, from the coding sequence ATGAACACCACACAAGACTGGCTGACCCGGTTGGCACGCAAGCAAGGACAGCCTGCCACTTATGAGGACTACCGACGCAACGAGGCGCTGGAAATACTCGCTCACGTCGGCAGCACCGGCACATGGGCAGACGTAAGTAATCACGCCAACGGTTTTGTTCGTGAAGTCGCTGTGCGAGAAATGTGCAGGCAAGCGTCTGCCGAAGCATTGGCGGTGTTGATCGAACGCCTGAACGATTGGGTCCCGCAGGTGCGCGACCTCGCGGCGGCAGGCCTGCAACACTACTTGTCGCCCGCCCACACTCAGGCTTGGTTGTCCGCCCTTGGACCGTTGATGGCACTGGCAGCGCAACGCCGGGTCGACCACAGCCAGACGCTGTCGACGGTGCGCGCACTGCTGCAATCGGCGGAATGCCGGGATGAGGTGTATGCCGACTTCTTGCATCGTCAGGGTAAAACCGCGCGCTACCTGTTTACGCTGTTGCTGGAAAACCCTGAAAATCCCGAAACCCTGCTGCGCAGTGCTCTGGCGCATCGCGAGTTGACCGTACGCTTGATGGCAGTGCCGGCGAGTGCGATGTTGCCGGCGGCACAACGTCTGCCGTTGCTGCTTGAAGCGATGTCACACCCGGGCGCCAAAATCCGCGCGCTCGTGCTGTATGCGCTGCTCCCGCTCCTCGCCGATCCAAAACCTGTTCTGCGCGAAGCCTTATTGGATGTGTCACCCGCGGTGCGCAATCTGGCACTGTGGGCCGCACCGCGTAACGACGTTGAGGCGCATACGGTCCTCGCCGAGCGCTTGAGTCAACCTTTGCCCACAGCAAAACAACACTGGCTGGGCGTGCTCGGCCTGACCAATGAACTCGCTGACACGTTGCCAGAGCACTGGCATGCCCGCGCATTACGCTCGGCTTTTGTCACCGTGCGACAGGCAGCAGCGCGCCTGCTTCGCGATGATCAATTGCCTGAACTGTTCGCGGCACTCGACGATCCGTCGGATAAAGTTTTTTCGGTGGTGATTGCGCGACTGGACAAAGTGTCCTGGCCGCTGTTGATCCGTGGAGTGAAAGCCAAACTTGATCAAGACTGGCATGAACTCCCGTTGGCGCGGCGCAGCGCCATTTTCCAACTGCTGCCGACCTGGCAACAAGTCGGCTACTTGTTAAGCCGCCTCGACACGGGGCATGCCGGACAGAATTACTGGATCAGCCAAATCGAATCGTGGTGCGACAGGCAGTATCTGACTGCCGATCCGATAACGCCCAAGGCCGAGCGCGACGCATTGCGGGAAAAGATTCGGGAATTGACGTCAAAGGGGCTGATCCGCTCGGGTGTGCGTTTGCTCTCCTGA
- a CDS encoding NAD(P)/FAD-dependent oxidoreductase — protein MKQQLLVIGAGFGGLWSTLSAARLLDMHDRHDVEITLLAPQAELRIRPRFYEPDVHSMYAPLDALFDAVGVRFVKGTAESIDGQARRVGYRDENGRPGELSYDRLVLASGSQLARPPVPGLKEHAFDVDQIESSARLERHLISLASQPASKARNTVVIAGGGFTGIETATEMPARLRAILGEGQDVRVIIVDRSKDIAATMGDGIRPSIIEASKELGIEWIVDASVAGVDANGVTLADGRHIESNTVIWTVGFRASPLTEQLNAERDVQGRLHVDGNLKVQGLDHVFAAGDVARAATDDVGNFSVMSCQHAISLGRHAGNNAVADLLGVAPTTYRQPKYVTCLDLGAWGAVYTEGWDRQLKLVKAEAKELKTQINSVWIYPPAAERSAALAAADPAIPVA, from the coding sequence ATGAAACAGCAATTATTGGTGATCGGTGCAGGATTCGGCGGACTCTGGAGCACGTTGAGCGCCGCGCGTTTGCTGGACATGCATGACCGTCACGACGTGGAGATCACTCTGCTCGCCCCGCAAGCCGAACTGCGCATCCGTCCGCGTTTCTACGAACCCGACGTGCACAGCATGTATGCGCCGCTCGACGCACTTTTCGACGCTGTCGGTGTGCGCTTCGTCAAAGGCACCGCTGAAAGCATCGACGGCCAGGCACGTCGCGTCGGCTATCGCGATGAAAACGGTCGCCCGGGCGAACTTTCTTACGATCGCCTGGTGCTGGCCAGCGGCAGCCAACTGGCCCGTCCGCCAGTGCCGGGCCTGAAAGAACACGCCTTCGACGTTGACCAGATCGAATCTTCGGCGCGGCTGGAACGCCACCTGATCTCGCTGGCCAGTCAGCCGGCCAGCAAGGCCCGCAACACTGTGGTCATCGCCGGCGGAGGCTTCACCGGGATCGAAACCGCAACCGAAATGCCGGCCCGTTTGCGCGCCATTCTGGGTGAGGGTCAAGACGTTCGAGTGATCATCGTTGATCGCAGCAAAGACATCGCCGCGACCATGGGCGACGGGATTCGCCCGTCCATCATCGAAGCCTCGAAAGAACTGGGCATTGAGTGGATCGTCGACGCCTCGGTCGCCGGCGTGGATGCCAACGGCGTAACTCTCGCCGATGGCCGCCACATCGAAAGCAACACGGTGATCTGGACCGTGGGTTTCCGCGCCAGTCCATTGACTGAACAGCTCAACGCCGAACGCGACGTCCAGGGTCGTCTGCACGTCGATGGCAACCTCAAAGTGCAAGGTCTCGATCACGTATTCGCCGCCGGCGATGTCGCCCGCGCCGCCACCGACGACGTCGGTAACTTCTCGGTGATGTCTTGCCAGCACGCCATCAGCCTCGGTCGTCACGCTGGCAACAACGCCGTCGCCGATCTGCTCGGCGTGGCGCCAACCACTTACCGTCAGCCGAAGTACGTTACCTGCCTTGACCTGGGTGCCTGGGGCGCCGTGTACACCGAGGGCTGGGATCGCCAACTGAAACTGGTGAAAGCCGAAGCCAAAGAATTGAAGACGCAAATCAACAGCGTGTGGATCTACCCGCCGGCCGCCGAGCGCAGCGCCGCGCTGGCCGCTGCCGACCCGGCAATTCCGGTGGCTTGA
- a CDS encoding short chain dehydrogenase → MIALETGMKPGERYRIESVERAPQFAGFFLDGKYYLGPELQTAVGWLEGQKFLYDQLDPNGDPVYPDRIVGTITARTLELTDGLRLSIEEMPFQVEVITPLQTLDEIAIETRPRAISQRHTAAGLRQPMQPSALLVAGAALLVGLCLLAINRSGRRVR, encoded by the coding sequence ATGATTGCCCTTGAAACCGGTATGAAACCGGGTGAGCGTTATCGCATTGAAAGCGTCGAGCGCGCGCCGCAATTTGCTGGGTTTTTCCTCGACGGCAAGTATTACCTGGGCCCCGAGTTGCAAACGGCCGTGGGCTGGCTCGAAGGGCAGAAATTCCTGTATGACCAACTCGATCCCAATGGTGATCCGGTTTATCCGGACAGAATCGTCGGCACTATCACCGCACGGACACTTGAGCTGACAGACGGCCTGCGTCTGAGCATCGAGGAAATGCCGTTTCAGGTAGAGGTCATTACGCCATTGCAGACGCTTGACGAAATAGCCATTGAAACCCGACCTCGGGCGATATCGCAGCGGCATACAGCAGCAGGCTTGCGCCAACCGATGCAACCTTCGGCGCTCCTGGTTGCAGGCGCTGCATTGCTGGTCGGGCTGTGCCTATTGGCGATCAATCGTTCTGGTCGTCGAGTCAGGTAG
- a CDS encoding response regulator transcription factor: MTLWSHSSPSPSPSANPPTLREPVVYVVDDDASMRQALDGLLRSIGLQVQTFETSQDFLASAKRDVPGCLVLDVRLRGESGLTLQEQMEKTGVRIPIVFMTGHGDIAMTVKAMKAGAVDFLAKPFRDQDMLDAVASALARDSARLLAEQSGAVMRQAYETLTVREREVLSFVIVGLMNKQIAAQLNLSEVTVKVHRGQMMKKLSARSVADLVRIAEALGIEPARRNA, from the coding sequence ATGACCCTGTGGTCGCATTCCAGCCCCAGCCCCAGCCCCAGCGCCAACCCGCCGACGTTGCGCGAGCCAGTGGTTTATGTGGTCGACGACGACGCCTCGATGCGCCAGGCCCTCGACGGTTTGCTGCGCTCCATCGGCCTGCAGGTGCAGACCTTCGAAACCTCCCAGGATTTTCTCGCATCGGCCAAACGTGACGTGCCCGGTTGCCTGGTGCTCGATGTGCGCCTGCGCGGTGAAAGCGGTCTGACTTTACAGGAGCAGATGGAAAAGACCGGCGTGCGCATTCCCATTGTGTTCATGACCGGACACGGCGATATCGCCATGACCGTCAAGGCGATGAAGGCCGGCGCGGTGGACTTTCTCGCCAAGCCGTTTCGCGATCAGGACATGCTCGACGCCGTGGCCAGCGCGCTGGCCCGCGACAGTGCGCGGTTGCTTGCCGAGCAGTCTGGCGCGGTTATGCGCCAGGCCTACGAGACATTGACGGTGCGCGAACGTGAGGTGCTCAGTTTTGTCATTGTCGGGCTGATGAACAAACAGATCGCCGCGCAACTCAACCTCAGTGAAGTGACGGTGAAAGTTCATCGCGGCCAGATGATGAAGAAACTTTCGGCACGCTCGGTGGCGGATCTGGTGCGCATCGCCGAAGCCCTGGGCATCGAGCCGGCGCGGCGCAACGCTTGA
- a CDS encoding NAD(P)-dependent oxidoreductase, whose translation MSVHPILFLGGSGAIGHRSAEALRAAYPEVPLLIGGRDLAKAQQAAEEMGGAQGVVIDPAADDLGLGDRPVSAVAVFYMDHSLAGLRFAQQRKVPHLSISSGIFEIAPQIASYIHRPDASPIVLGYEWMVGATTVAALHIAEAFARVRDIRIDALVDEEDGGGPTVAKDFEHLNKMLPAALTRRDGNYIWREGEEQSVSFRALDGTSMQASGFSSIDVSGLAAATDAPNVQFNLASGVSSSRRAGRPMSTEILIEMVGEDRKGRTLHTRHAVVHPAGAAALTGLSVAMLLERLLGLDGKPPTPAGLYFPYQLLDAGAYLERLSKEGGELLELKVQ comes from the coding sequence ATGTCAGTTCATCCGATTTTGTTTCTGGGCGGATCCGGCGCCATCGGCCACCGTTCTGCCGAAGCGTTGCGTGCTGCCTATCCTGAGGTGCCGTTACTGATCGGCGGCCGCGACCTCGCCAAGGCTCAACAGGCTGCCGAGGAAATGGGCGGGGCGCAGGGCGTAGTCATTGATCCTGCTGCCGATGACCTGGGGCTGGGTGATCGCCCGGTCAGCGCCGTGGCGGTTTTCTATATGGATCATTCCCTGGCCGGACTGCGTTTCGCGCAGCAACGCAAGGTGCCGCACTTGAGCATTTCGTCCGGCATTTTCGAGATTGCGCCGCAAATCGCCAGTTACATCCATCGCCCTGACGCATCCCCAATCGTGCTGGGTTACGAATGGATGGTGGGCGCGACGACGGTGGCGGCGCTGCACATTGCTGAGGCGTTTGCCCGGGTGCGCGATATCCGCATTGATGCGCTGGTCGACGAGGAGGACGGCGGCGGGCCGACCGTGGCCAAGGATTTCGAGCACCTGAACAAGATGCTGCCCGCCGCCCTGACTCGGCGCGATGGCAATTACATCTGGCGTGAAGGTGAGGAGCAGAGCGTCAGCTTCCGTGCGCTGGACGGCACGTCGATGCAAGCCTCTGGCTTCTCGTCCATCGATGTTAGCGGGCTGGCTGCCGCTACCGACGCGCCAAATGTGCAGTTCAATCTGGCCAGCGGGGTCAGTTCTTCGCGGCGCGCGGGTCGGCCGATGTCGACTGAGATCCTTATCGAAATGGTCGGCGAGGATCGCAAGGGTCGGACGTTGCACACACGGCATGCCGTCGTTCACCCGGCAGGTGCCGCAGCGTTGACAGGGCTTAGCGTGGCCATGTTGCTGGAACGACTGCTCGGGCTGGATGGCAAGCCACCCACTCCGGCAGGTCTGTACTTCCCTTATCAGTTGCTCGATGCCGGTGCGTACCTGGAGCGTCTGAGCAAAGAGGGCGGTGAGTTGCTTGAATTGAAAGTGCAGTAA
- a CDS encoding GFA family protein, giving the protein MLKQIGNTLIRRDHRASCHCGAVILEIHLPEGLPTPHRCDCSFCKRRGAIVAAVPATDLKVIRGKSALLKYSFGQQVAEHFFCGNCGIYTHHRRSTNPHEFGFNVGCLEGINPYDLGEVPVADGGLWHSP; this is encoded by the coding sequence ATGCTCAAACAAATCGGCAACACGCTGATCCGCCGTGACCACCGCGCGAGTTGCCACTGCGGCGCCGTTATCCTCGAAATCCACTTGCCCGAAGGCCTGCCCACGCCCCACCGCTGCGACTGTTCGTTCTGCAAACGCCGAGGCGCGATCGTCGCAGCGGTGCCGGCTACGGACTTGAAGGTCATTCGCGGTAAGTCTGCGTTGTTGAAGTACAGCTTTGGCCAGCAAGTGGCTGAGCATTTTTTCTGCGGTAACTGCGGCATTTACACCCATCATCGACGCAGCACCAATCCGCATGAGTTTGGTTTCAATGTGGGGTGTCTTGAGGGGATCAATCCTTATGATCTGGGTGAGGTGCCGGTGGCGGATGGTGGGCTTTGGCACTCGCCTTGA
- a CDS encoding GNAT family N-acetyltransferase codes for MNYLIRKATHTDAPAISRTITHTLRESNAQDYSPEIINQVTQHFTPEAILQWLTERQVLVATIDSRVVATASMDKDVVRSVFVDPRYQGKGIGRHLMAQIESSALDAGVEVLRVPSSITAEGFYASLGFQKIRDEFHGAERTIIMAKALDL; via the coding sequence ATCAATTACCTGATTCGAAAGGCTACGCATACAGATGCGCCGGCCATCAGTCGAACCATCACCCACACGCTGCGCGAGTCCAATGCGCAGGATTATTCTCCGGAAATCATCAATCAAGTGACGCAACACTTTACGCCTGAGGCGATCCTTCAATGGTTGACCGAACGCCAGGTACTCGTCGCAACAATCGACAGCCGAGTCGTCGCAACGGCAAGTATGGATAAGGACGTTGTCCGCAGCGTATTTGTCGACCCGCGCTATCAGGGCAAGGGCATTGGAAGACACCTGATGGCGCAGATTGAATCAAGCGCACTCGACGCAGGCGTGGAGGTGCTTCGTGTTCCCTCCTCAATCACCGCGGAGGGCTTTTACGCTTCGCTCGGCTTTCAGAAAATCCGCGACGAGTTCCACGGGGCGGAGCGCACGATCATCATGGCGAAAGCATTGGACCTGTAG
- a CDS encoding DNA methylase — protein MNKTISAEDLDILLKHNDDGSLFKWLLASFLMGKRIQAEIAAEAYRVIADKHGRDTPRKLAACSHRELVAMLGEAHYVRYDETTAVRLHALARKLNDEYSGKVSHMVEASADRQAFEKRLAEFDGIGPKTVEIFMREASAVLGF, from the coding sequence GTGAACAAGACGATCAGTGCCGAGGATCTGGATATTCTGCTCAAGCACAACGATGACGGTTCCCTGTTCAAATGGCTGCTTGCCAGTTTCCTGATGGGCAAGCGGATACAGGCCGAAATTGCCGCCGAAGCCTATCGGGTGATTGCCGATAAACACGGGCGCGATACACCGCGCAAGCTGGCTGCGTGCAGCCACCGTGAACTAGTCGCGATGCTCGGGGAGGCGCATTACGTGCGTTACGACGAGACCACCGCAGTGCGGCTGCACGCCTTGGCACGCAAACTTAACGATGAGTACTCGGGCAAGGTCAGCCATATGGTCGAGGCCAGCGCTGACCGCCAGGCGTTTGAGAAACGGCTGGCGGAGTTCGACGGCATCGGTCCGAAAACCGTGGAAATCTTCATGCGCGAAGCAAGCGCTGTACTTGGTTTTTGA
- a CDS encoding response regulator — protein MHNTVVIAVVDDDEAIRSALNSLLRASGYRVLSYSSACAFLQSTGPSQTHCLISDIQMPGMSGLQLHEALHAQGWRIPVIFVTAHPDDVNTRVPGVVACLPKPFQADDLLSHIKQTLNKTPPA, from the coding sequence ATGCACAACACGGTTGTCATTGCAGTGGTTGACGACGACGAGGCCATTCGCAGTGCGCTGAACAGCTTGCTGCGCGCCAGTGGCTACCGGGTGCTGAGCTATTCCAGCGCCTGCGCGTTTCTTCAATCAACAGGCCCCTCGCAGACGCACTGCCTGATTTCCGATATCCAGATGCCCGGCATGAGCGGCCTGCAACTCCATGAGGCATTGCACGCGCAAGGCTGGCGCATTCCGGTGATTTTCGTCACTGCTCATCCCGATGACGTGAACACCCGAGTCCCCGGAGTGGTGGCTTGCCTGCCCAAGCCCTTCCAGGCTGATGACTTGCTCAGCCATATCAAACAAACCCTGAATAAAACACCTCCCGCGTAG
- a CDS encoding MBL fold metallo-hydrolase has protein sequence MTVHLDSFTANSATLQTPPEELVPSRYALRLGDIDVMVISDGVLPLPTQTMSTNADPEARAAWFKEMYLGPDAFDWALNVLVVRSGEQVILVDAGLGGQFPGFPRAGQFPKRLAAAGIDLRDVTDIVITHMHMDHIGGLLVDTVKNRLRDDVRIHVTATEVDFWTSPDFTYTDMPAPVPDVLRSTANAFIQQYQSKLRIFEDTFEVAPGVVAKLTGGHTPGHCVVYVSSGDERLTFAGDALFPVAFDHPDWHNGFEHDPNEAVRVRVRLLQEAAASGELFVATHLPFPSVGRVAVNGEAFRWIPAIWDY, from the coding sequence ATGACCGTGCATCTGGATTCCTTCACCGCCAATAGCGCAACCCTGCAAACCCCGCCCGAAGAACTGGTGCCGTCGCGCTACGCGCTGCGCCTGGGTGACATCGACGTGATGGTGATCAGCGACGGCGTCCTGCCGCTGCCGACCCAGACCATGTCGACCAACGCCGATCCCGAAGCCCGTGCTGCGTGGTTCAAGGAGATGTATCTGGGCCCCGACGCATTCGACTGGGCACTCAACGTGCTGGTGGTGCGTAGCGGCGAACAGGTGATCCTCGTCGACGCCGGCCTCGGCGGGCAGTTCCCCGGGTTCCCCCGCGCCGGACAATTTCCCAAACGCCTCGCGGCGGCCGGTATCGACCTACGCGATGTCACCGACATCGTAATCACCCACATGCACATGGACCACATCGGCGGCCTGCTCGTCGACACCGTGAAAAACCGTCTGCGCGACGACGTGCGCATCCACGTCACCGCCACCGAAGTCGACTTCTGGACCTCGCCGGACTTCACTTATACCGACATGCCCGCACCGGTGCCGGATGTATTGCGCTCCACCGCCAACGCGTTCATCCAGCAATATCAAAGCAAACTGCGGATCTTCGAAGACACGTTCGAAGTCGCCCCTGGCGTCGTCGCCAAACTCACCGGCGGCCACACCCCGGGCCACTGCGTGGTCTACGTGAGCTCCGGCGACGAACGCCTGACCTTCGCCGGCGACGCCCTGTTCCCGGTGGCCTTCGACCACCCGGACTGGCACAACGGCTTCGAGCACGACCCGAATGAAGCGGTGCGCGTGCGCGTCCGGCTATTGCAGGAAGCTGCGGCCAGTGGCGAACTGTTTGTCGCCACGCACCTGCCGTTTCCATCGGTGGGCCGTGTTGCCGTGAATGGCGAGGCGTTTCGCTGGATTCCGGCGATCTGGGATTATTGA